From Scomber japonicus isolate fScoJap1 chromosome 22, fScoJap1.pri, whole genome shotgun sequence, one genomic window encodes:
- the LOC128383587 gene encoding NXPE family member 3-like: MVSFCCPKYAAIFVFLAVFVFIFVLFNTDVLEFQHRGSPTVPFPRRHLTHRFCSFEPLSPEDALEERLLLDSIAWPETPSLPAPLSLEQTTDPAHSRFTVLPEMGGQQWHVGDQLEVMIKMYDFRGRPKTSGGDVLLTSLHNRALGAGVAGKVLDHLNGSYSAVFSLLWEGSAQVEVTLVHPSEAVTVLKRIDREQPDRIRFHSVFRSGSVSETTICNICLRPTAQPQCNFTDLTTGEPWFCYKPKNLSCDTRITSYVDGFKGKLEVNEEKLFKSGINMKVSIRASGSSNVTVLPKNKDQPEVKSNIVQSGPVGYYYKDVWQSISGPKVRQFNSSSVINQCLKGKVVHLYGDSTIRQWFEYFNQALPDLKQFNLHSSNLVGPVMALNYADNILVTYRFHGPPMRYITVPAIELHYIANEIDRLVGGANTVVVFGVWAHFGTFPTELYIRRLQNIRRAVVRLLNRAPDTLVIIRTGNPKTVTPSVVLFNSDWYSLQHDKVLRAMFKGLNVHLVDAWEMVLAHRLPHNIHPEPPIIKNMINVVLSYICPQKSS; the protein is encoded by the exons ATGGTCAGCTTTTGCTGTCCGAAGTATGCCGCCATCTTCGTTTTCCTGGCTGTGTTTGTCTTCATCTTTGTGCTTTTTAACACGGACGTCCTGGAG TTTCAGCATAGAGGAAGCCCCACCGTTCCTTTCCCAAGACGTCACCTCACCCACCGCTTCTGCAGCTTCGAGCCGCTGTCCCCTGAGGATGCTCTGGAGGAACGCCTCCTATTAGACTCCATTGCTTGGCCCGAAACTCCATCCTTGCCAGCTCCTCTTTCCCTGGAGCAGACCACTGATCCTGCCCACAGCAGGTTCACTGTTCTCCCAGAGATGGGTGGACAACAGTGGCACGTAGGGGATCAGCTTGAAGTTATGATCAAAATGTACGACTTCCGGGGACGTCCCAAGACATCCGGGGGAGATGTCTTACTTACCAGTCTGCACAATCGAGCACTTGGTGCAGGTGTGGCTGGGAAAGTGTTGGATCATCTCAATGGCTCCTACTCGGCTGTATTTTCTTTACTCTGGGAGGGAAGCGCACAGGTTGAG GTGACACTGGTTCACCCCAGTGAGGCTGTCACAGTGCTGAAAAGGATAGACAGAGAACAGCCGGATAGGATTCGTTTCCACAGTGTCTTCCGCTCAGGCTCAGTCTCTGAAACTACCATCTGTAATATCTGCCTGCGTCCAACAGCGCAGCCACAGTGTAACTTCACTGACCTCACTACAGGTGAGCCCTGGTTTTGCTACAAGCCAAAGAACCTGAGCTGTGATACCAGGATCACCAGCTACGTTGATGGGTTTAAAGGGAAACTCGAGGTTAATGAGGAGAAGCTCTTTAAAAG TGGTATTAACATGAAAGTCTCCATTCGAGCTTCAGGGTCTTCCAATGTCACTGTGTTGCCAAAAAATAAAG ATCAACCGGAGGTGAAGAGCAATATTGTGCAGTCTGGACCTGTTGGCTATTACTACAAGGATGTGTGGCAGTCAATTAGTGGCCCCAAAGTCCGCCAGTTCAACAGTTCTTCTGTTATCAACCAATGTCTGAAAGGCAAGGTGGTCCACCTGTATGGAGACTCTACCATCAGGCAGTGGTTTGAATATTTCAACCAAGCACTACCAG ATCTCAAGCAGTTTAACCTGCACAGTTCAAACCTAGTCGGACCTGTCATGGCCTTAAACTATGCAGACAACATTTTGGTGACGTACAGATTCCATGGtcctcct ATGCGTTACATCAC TGTCCCAGCTATCGAACTGCACTACATTGCCAACGAAATAGACCGTTTAGTCGGCGGAGCTAACACTGTTGTAGTTTTTGGAGTCTGGGCACACTTTGGCACTTTCCCCACCGAGCTCTACATCCGACGGCTGCAGAACATCCGCAGGGCAGTGGTGCGGCTGTTGAACAGGGCTCCAGACACTCTGGTTATAATCCGGACTGGAAACCCCAAAACTGTGACGCCTTCTGTTGTACTGTTCAACAGCGACTGGTATTCGCTGCAGCATGACAAGGTGCTCAGGGCCATGTTCAAAGGGCTGAATGTTCACCTGGTAGATGCCTGGGAGATGGTCTTGGCCCACCGCCTGCCACATAACATCCATCCAGAACCTCCCATTATTAAGAATATGATCAACGTGGTCTTGTCCTACATATGCCCTCAAAAAAGCAGctag